A DNA window from Citrobacter tructae contains the following coding sequences:
- the fliN gene encoding flagellar motor switch protein FliN, whose product MSDMNNPSDENNGALDDLWADALNEQTTTTSKSAADAVFQQLGGGDVSGTLQDIDLIMDIPVKLTVELGRTRMTIKELLRLTQGSVVALDGLAGEPLDILINGYLIAQGEVVVVADKYGVRITDIITPSERMRRLSR is encoded by the coding sequence ATGAGTGACATGAATAATCCGTCCGATGAGAACAATGGCGCATTGGACGATCTGTGGGCTGACGCGTTAAACGAGCAAACAACGACCACCAGCAAAAGTGCGGCCGATGCGGTATTCCAGCAATTAGGTGGCGGCGACGTCAGCGGCACACTGCAGGATATCGACCTGATTATGGACATTCCGGTCAAACTGACTGTCGAACTGGGCCGCACCCGCATGACCATCAAAGAGCTGCTGCGACTGACGCAGGGCTCCGTCGTCGCGCTGGACGGTCTGGCGGGCGAGCCGTTGGATATTCTGATCAACGGTTACCTGATTGCCCAGGGCGAAGTGGTTGTCGTCGCCGATAAATACGGCGTGCGTATTACCGACATTATTACGCCGTCTGAACGTATGCGCCGTTTGAGCCGTTAA
- the fliO gene encoding flagellar biosynthetic protein FliO has translation MMNTQATVSQPAAVPGSPLVQVSGALLGIILLILAAAWVIKRLGFAPKGASTRGLKVTASTSLGPRERVVIVEVEDARLVLGVTASHINVLHTLPPAPEAAEEKPASPADFQAMMKSLLKRPGRS, from the coding sequence ATGATGAACACCCAGGCCACTGTTTCTCAGCCTGCCGCCGTACCCGGCTCACCGTTGGTACAGGTCAGCGGCGCGCTGTTGGGGATTATCCTGTTGATCCTCGCTGCAGCCTGGGTCATTAAACGTCTGGGATTTGCGCCCAAAGGGGCCAGTACGCGAGGGCTGAAAGTTACGGCCAGTACCTCATTGGGCCCTCGCGAACGCGTGGTGATTGTTGAGGTTGAGGACGCGCGTCTGGTGCTGGGCGTGACGGCATCGCACATTAACGTACTGCATACCCTGCCCCCTGCGCCCGAGGCTGCAGAAGAAAAACCGGCCTCCCCTGCGGATTTCCAGGCCATGATGAAGAGCTTACTCAAGCGTCCTGGGAGATCCTGA
- the fliP gene encoding flagellar type III secretion system pore protein FliP (The bacterial flagellar biogenesis protein FliP forms a type III secretion system (T3SS)-type pore required for flagellar assembly.), with product MRRLLSLTLLGLWLFSPVAVAQLPGLVSQPLPGGGQSWSLPVQTLVFITSLTFLPAILLMMTSFTRIIIVFGLLRNALGTPSAPPNQVLLGLALFLTFFIMSPVIDKIYVDAYQPFSEEKISMQEAIDKGAQPLREFMLRQTREADLALFARLANSGPLQGPEAVPMRILLPAYVTSELKTAFQIGFTIFIPFLIIDLVIASVLMALGMMMVPPATIALPFKLMLFVLVDGWQLLVGSLAQSFYS from the coding sequence ATGCGCCGTTTGTTATCCCTCACGCTGCTCGGCTTGTGGTTGTTCAGCCCGGTTGCCGTTGCCCAGCTTCCTGGTCTGGTTAGCCAGCCGCTGCCCGGCGGTGGGCAAAGCTGGTCGTTACCGGTGCAAACGCTGGTATTTATCACCTCGCTGACGTTCCTGCCCGCCATTTTGCTGATGATGACCAGCTTCACTCGCATCATCATCGTTTTCGGTCTGTTACGTAATGCGCTGGGCACCCCGTCTGCGCCGCCAAACCAGGTGTTACTCGGACTGGCACTGTTTTTGACTTTTTTCATCATGTCGCCGGTGATCGACAAAATCTACGTTGACGCGTATCAGCCGTTCAGCGAAGAGAAGATCTCCATGCAAGAAGCGATCGATAAAGGCGCGCAGCCGCTACGTGAGTTTATGCTGCGCCAGACCCGTGAAGCCGATCTCGCGCTGTTTGCGCGTCTGGCAAACAGCGGGCCGCTGCAAGGGCCGGAAGCGGTACCGATGCGTATTCTGCTTCCTGCGTATGTTACCAGCGAACTGAAAACGGCCTTCCAGATAGGTTTTACGATTTTCATTCCTTTCCTGATCATCGACTTAGTTATCGCCAGCGTGCTGATGGCACTCGGTATGATGATGGTGCCGCCCGCCACAATCGCGCTACCGTTTAAGCTGATGCTGTTTGTGCTGGTTGACGGCTGGCAGCTGCTTGTCGGCTCGTTGGCGCAAAGTTTTTACAGTTAG
- the fliQ gene encoding flagellar biosynthesis protein FliQ has product MTPESVMMMGTEAMKVALALAAPLLLVALVTGLIISILQAATQINEMTLSFIPKIVAVFIAIIVAGPWMLNLLLDYVRTLFSNIPYIIG; this is encoded by the coding sequence ATGACTCCTGAATCGGTCATGATGATGGGCACAGAGGCGATGAAAGTCGCTCTTGCCCTCGCCGCGCCGTTACTGCTGGTCGCTCTGGTTACGGGGCTTATCATCAGCATCCTGCAAGCGGCAACTCAAATTAACGAAATGACGCTGTCGTTCATTCCGAAAATTGTCGCGGTTTTTATCGCCATTATTGTGGCCGGGCCGTGGATGCTTAACCTGTTGCTGGACTATGTGCGTACGCTGTTCAGCAATATCCCCTATATCATCGGGTAG
- the fliR gene encoding flagellar biosynthetic protein FliR, with product MLQVTSDQWLYWLNLYFWPLLRVLALISTAPILSERAIPKRVKLGLGLMITIVIAPSLPANVVPVFSITALWLAMQQILIGIALGFTMQFAFAAIRTAGELIGLQMGLSFATFFDPGSRLNMPVLARLMDLLAMLLFLTFNGHLWLISLLVDTFHTLPIGGHPVNSNAFLALARAGSLIFLNGLMLALPVMTLLLTLNLALGLLNRMAPQLSVFVIGFPLTLTVGISLMAALMPLIAPFCERLFSEIFNLLADIISEMPTNNNP from the coding sequence ATGCTGCAGGTGACGAGCGATCAATGGCTTTATTGGCTGAACCTGTATTTCTGGCCGCTACTGCGCGTGCTGGCACTTATTTCAACGGCACCAATCCTCAGTGAACGTGCAATACCCAAGCGGGTAAAGCTGGGGCTGGGCCTGATGATAACGATTGTTATCGCCCCGTCATTGCCCGCCAATGTCGTTCCTGTTTTCTCCATTACGGCATTATGGCTGGCGATGCAGCAAATCCTGATCGGCATCGCGTTAGGGTTCACCATGCAATTTGCCTTTGCTGCAATACGTACGGCCGGTGAGTTGATTGGTCTGCAAATGGGGCTTTCCTTCGCCACATTCTTTGATCCCGGCAGTCGCCTGAACATGCCCGTGCTGGCACGACTGATGGATTTACTTGCTATGCTGCTGTTTTTGACCTTTAACGGTCACTTATGGCTGATCTCACTGCTGGTGGATACATTCCATACCCTGCCCATTGGCGGTCACCCGGTAAACAGCAATGCCTTCCTCGCGCTCGCCCGCGCCGGTAGCTTAATCTTCCTCAACGGGCTGATGCTGGCGCTGCCGGTGATGACGCTGCTGCTCACCCTCAACCTCGCACTCGGATTATTAAATCGTATGGCACCGCAGCTGTCTGTATTTGTCATCGGTTTTCCGCTTACCCTGACGGTAGGTATTTCATTAATGGCTGCGTTAATGCCATTAATTGCCCCGTTCTGTGAACGTTTATTCAGCGAAATTTTTAATTTACTTGCCGATATCATCAGCGAAATGCCCACAAATAATAACCCATAG
- the rcsA gene encoding transcriptional regulator RcsA, with the protein MSTIIMDLCSYTRLGLTGYLVSRGVKKKEINGISTVDELSIACDAHQPAVVFINEDCFIHDPANSQQIKQIINQHPSTLFIVFMAIANVHFDEYLLVRKNLLISSKSIKPDSLDKLLGDILKKDGDIVVDVNLPTLSLSRTESSMLRMWMEGQGTIQISDQMNIKAKTVSSHKGNIKRKIKTHNKQVIYHVVRLTDNVTNGIFVNMR; encoded by the coding sequence ATGTCAACGATTATTATGGATTTATGCAGTTACACCCGGCTAGGGTTGACCGGGTATCTGGTAAGCCGGGGGGTGAAAAAAAAGGAAATCAACGGTATTTCAACTGTTGACGAACTCAGCATCGCCTGTGACGCACATCAACCTGCTGTGGTGTTTATTAATGAAGACTGCTTCATTCACGATCCCGCTAACAGTCAGCAAATAAAGCAAATCATTAATCAGCATCCCAGTACATTATTTATTGTATTTATGGCTATTGCCAATGTCCATTTTGATGAGTATCTCTTAGTCAGAAAAAATTTATTAATCAGTTCAAAGTCGATTAAACCGGATTCACTGGACAAACTTCTTGGCGATATTCTGAAAAAGGACGGGGATATTGTTGTCGATGTCAATCTACCGACACTGTCTTTAAGTCGCACCGAATCCAGTATGCTACGAATGTGGATGGAGGGTCAGGGAACTATTCAGATTTCAGATCAAATGAATATCAAGGCAAAAACCGTCTCATCCCATAAGGGGAATATAAAACGAAAGATCAAGACGCATAATAAGCAGGTTATCTATCACGTCGTTCGACTCACCGATAATGTCACCAACGGTATCTTTGTGAATATGCGATAA
- the dsrB gene encoding protein DsrB, which yields MKVNDRVTVKTDGGPRRPGVVLAIEEFSEGTMYLVSLEDYPLGIWFFNESGHQDGIFVEKVD from the coding sequence ATGAAGGTGAATGATCGGGTTACAGTCAAAACGGACGGCGGCCCTCGTCGGCCAGGCGTGGTACTGGCAATCGAAGAGTTTAGTGAAGGCACCATGTACCTGGTTTCGCTGGAAGACTACCCGCTCGGTATCTGGTTCTTTAATGAGTCAGGTCATCAGGATGGTATCTTTGTGGAGAAGGTAGACTAA
- the yodD gene encoding YodD family peroxide/acid resistance protein codes for MKTAKEYSETAKREVSVDVDALLEAINEICESEIHRSRDDPDRVSVDGRDYHTWHELAEAFELDIHDFSVTEINR; via the coding sequence ATGAAAACCGCGAAAGAGTACAGCGAGACGGCCAAACGTGAGGTCAGCGTTGATGTGGACGCGCTGCTGGAGGCGATTAACGAAATCTGCGAGAGCGAGATTCATCGAAGCCGCGATGACCCGGATCGCGTCAGCGTCGACGGCCGTGATTACCATACATGGCATGAATTAGCCGAGGCGTTCGAGCTAGATATCCACGATTTTAGCGTGACGGAAATCAACCGCTGA